The proteins below are encoded in one region of Candidatus Parvarchaeota archaeon:
- the aroB gene encoding 3-dehydroquinate synthase, with protein sequence MIEIEIKAQRPYKAMVGLSLADLGKEVLQITGGAEKALVVSSKTANKFYGSKATGSLKESGIQASQVVLEDGEGAKTISSLEKIYTACAKAGLGKGGVIVGLGGGTVGDAAGFVASTYMRGVSLVHVPTTLLAMVDSSIGGKTAINTRDAKNLVGSFYQPRLVACDLAVLGTLPKVELQAGLCEAIKTAAIADRDLLIDIIENTGRVFAKDEQVLERIVSRCVSIKGKIVGEDEREEKGTRHFLNFGHTTGHAIEKESGFGISHGEAVALGMKVALKLSQSRRGLKEDQAGVVATALQSAGLGNKKIKFSHAGLWNAMALDKKTRQAKPRFVLLDGIGKPILEEGITFREFSKAVTDSEIGVAEGDSEQ encoded by the coding sequence ATGATTGAAATTGAGATAAAAGCGCAAAGGCCTTACAAGGCAATGGTTGGGCTTAGCCTTGCCGATCTGGGAAAAGAAGTATTGCAAATCACAGGCGGCGCAGAAAAAGCCCTGGTGGTTTCAAGCAAGACCGCCAACAAATTCTATGGCAGCAAGGCAACCGGCTCGCTTAAGGAAAGCGGGATTCAGGCAAGCCAAGTTGTGCTTGAAGATGGCGAGGGCGCAAAAACAATTTCCTCGCTTGAAAAAATATACACTGCCTGCGCAAAGGCGGGGCTGGGAAAAGGCGGGGTAATTGTGGGCCTTGGCGGCGGAACCGTTGGGGACGCAGCAGGATTTGTGGCATCAACATACATGCGCGGAGTCTCACTTGTGCACGTGCCAACAACGCTGCTTGCAATGGTGGATTCAAGCATCGGGGGCAAGACTGCGATAAACACAAGGGACGCAAAAAATCTTGTTGGAAGTTTCTACCAGCCCAGACTTGTTGCCTGCGACCTTGCAGTGCTTGGGACTTTGCCAAAAGTCGAGCTTCAGGCAGGGCTTTGCGAGGCAATCAAGACTGCAGCTATAGCGGACAGGGATTTGCTTATTGATATTATTGAAAACACGGGTAGGGTTTTTGCCAAAGACGAGCAGGTGCTGGAAAGGATAGTATCACGGTGCGTTTCAATTAAAGGCAAGATAGTTGGCGAAGATGAACGGGAGGAGAAGGGCACAAGGCATTTTTTGAACTTCGGGCACACGACAGGGCACGCCATTGAAAAAGAGAGCGGTTTTGGCATTTCGCACGGTGAGGCCGTGGCACTTGGGATGAAAGTTGCGCTTAAGCTGTCGCAGTCAAGGCGCGGCCTGAAAGAAGACCAGGCAGGGGTTGTGGCCACGGCACTGCAGAGCGCAGGGCTTGGGAATAAGAAAATCAAATTCAGCCATGCAGGGCTTTGGAATGCCATGGCACTGGACAAAAAAACAAGGCAGGCAAAACCAAGGTTTGTGCTTTTGGATGGGATTGGAAAGCCCATCTTGGAAGAGGGCATAACATTTCGGGAATTTTCCAAAGCAGTGACTGATTCGGAGATTGGAGTTGCGGAAGGTGACAGTGAGCAGTAA